AAACGTTGCAATACATCGCTAAGATTTCGTTCTTTGTATATTGTCTTTCCAGACGAATGGCAATAATCCATTCTTTTATTTTTTGTACAATTCTAAAAGGTAAAAATTTCGATCCTTCACCGTGAAATAACTGTTTTGCAAGCTGTTGTGTCAATGTACTCGCACCACCATTTGTTCCTAAACTAAAAACAGCTCTTAAAGTTCCACGCCCATCAATTCCTGAGTGGTCGTAAAAACGTGCATCTTCAGTTGCAACAAGCGCTTCAACTAAATTTTTAGGCAAATCAGAATATTTTAGTTGAGATCTATTGGTTTTGAAATATTTACCAATCACAACTCCATCAGAAGAGATAATTTCGGTAGCAAGGTTTGAATCTGGATTTTCTAAATCTTCAAATGAAGGCATAGATCCAAATAAACCCCAAGAAGCAAATAAGAAAAAGGCTAAAACTCCTAGTAAAGAGTAGGCAAAAACCCGCCAAAATTTCTTTTTGTAATAATTAATATCCTTAACGCTTTTGGATTGATTGTTTTTTTTAGCAGCCATAACTATTTATCTAATCTTTTTGTTCTATTCTAAAACCAACGTCTGTAATTCCTTGCAAAGCTTCAACACCTGGAATTTTACCCGATTGTCTAACCGCTTGTTTAATGTGAACTTTGTATTTTCCTGTAAACTTCACATCTTCTTTGTAATAAAGCTTACTTTCTTTTATGTCAGAAAATCCATTTCCTAACAATGTTCCATCTGGCTCTGCCATTTGGTATTCTAATGTATCCACTTTTGTAAAACCGCTTGGTGTTTCAAGAGCAACAATTAAAAATAAATTATTAAACGGATAATTGTTATTGTCTCGTATGTTTACGAAGAGGTTGAACTTTTTTGTAGAATCTAAAACTGGCAGATCAAAGCTTACAATACTGTCTTTGTGCCAAGCACTTCCAACAGATTTATACTGATCAAATACTCTTTTTTTATCACAAGAAAAAAGAAGTATTCCTGCCAAAAGAAGAATTCCGCTATTTTTTATTCTCATTTTTAGTATTCGTTATGGGTTTTCTAGGTTCAGCAGCAGGTTTGTTTTCATTAGAATTTTGCTTATTCGGATTGTTCTTATTCGAATTATGCTTTTTCTTATGATTTTGCTTGTTTGGATTGTTTTGATTATTTGGCTTATTTGCATTGCCATTGTTTGCATTACCATTGTTCGGATTGTTATTTCCTGCCGGTTTTGCTTGATTTACATTTTTCTCCTGCTGTGGTTTTGCTGGAGTCGCAACTGCAGCTGTTTCTGCATTTTGCTTGCGCTTGCGATTTGGTTTTTTCTTTCTTTTTGGCTGATCAAAACGAGTTAAACTTTCTTGACCCATTGCATTATTGAAATCTTTTTCTGGTTCTGCAATCACCTCAACAGCAAAGTCTTCTAAAGAAGAAACTTTGTTCTTTTGTTTATTCTCAGCAATAATTTCTTTTACCTGATCAATTTTTAAAACATGCCAGTTTGCAAAGTTGTTTGTATAGGCAAACCACATTAAACCTTTAAAAATATCTTGTTTTTGGCAAACAGCATCTCCTTTTTCTGTGATTAGTTTGGTATCGTAATCTGGAAAATCTTTTAATGCGTCCATGTAAGTATCTAACTCATAGTTCAGACAGCATTTTAATTTACCACATTGCCCTGCTAATTTCTGCGGATTCAATGATAATTGCTGATAACGAGCTGCAGAGGTATTTACACTTCTAAAATCGGTAAGCCAAGTCGAACAGCAAAGTTCACGTCCGCAAGAACCAATTCCTCCTAAACGAGCTGCTTCCTGACGGAAACCAACTTGTTTCATTTCCACTCTAGTGCTAAACTCTTTAGCAAAATCTTTAATCAGCATTCTAAAATCGACACGATCATTGGCTGTGTAGTAAAAAGTCGCTTTAGATCCGTCTCCTTGAAATTCGATATCCGAAATTTTCATTTCTAATTTATGCTGAATCGCCAATTCACGGGCACGAACTTTCATTGGTTCTTCGCGATCACGCGCTACAGACCAAATATCAATATCTTTTTGAGATGCTTTTCTATAGATTTTAGGTACATCATTACTTTCGTAATTCACCCCTTTTTTCTTCATTTGAATCTTTACCAATTCGCCTGTAAGAGTCACAATTCCAATATCATGTCCTGGTGAAGCCACAGTTGCAACAATATCACCAATACTTAAAGTTAATTTCTCTGAATTTCTAAAAAATTCCTTACGTCCGTTTTTAAAACGTACCTCAACACAATCAAAAATCGCCTCTCCATTAGACGGACTCATGTTTGAAAGCCAGTCAAAAACCGTCAATTTATTGCAGCTATCGGTGCCGCAAGTCCCATTATTTTTACAACCTTTTGGTGCGCCACCATCTGAGGTTGAACAACTTGTACATGCCATAATTATATATGTAGTGCTGCTAAAACGCAGCTTAAGTTCATAAACGTTTGATCGGTAAAGATAGTATTTTTTTTATTTGGCTATTTAAGGATTAAAACTAATGGTTTGTTAAATAAAAAAACTGATTTATTTAATTCAAAAAGAATGACATAAAAACTCAATAATATGATCTCGAAAGTCTTTTAAATGTCTTATTTTATTAGTAATATAATTTTTAAGAGTAAAGTGATCTAACAATTGAAAGTACTTTTGCGCGATAAAAATAACCCATAAAAAATCAAAAAAATGCTAATAATTTTTGGAACAAAATCATACGGTAAAACAATAAAGAAAGGTACTTTTAATTGCTTCAGATGCTCTGCAGAAAGAAATTACGACTTAATACGTTACAAAAAGCACTTTGCCTTATTTTTTATTCCACTAATACCATTAGGAAGTAGCGGCATACTTTAGAATGTAATTCTTGTAAAACTCAATATGATCCTCGTTCTGTTTTATCAGTTTCTGAATATAATCTTAACATGCCTATTAGTTCTAACTTAGAGCAAATAGTTTCTTCAGGTAAACGATTTGGTGCTTACCTCATAGATATGATTTTTTTTAACGATTCTAAACCTGCCTATAGCTGCTCTTCTATTACCACATTTACCTGATTATTTTAACAATAGATTTCACTTGGTGTTTATGACAGTCTGGGTAATATATTTCTTTTTAATGGAAGTACTTTTCAAAACAACCTTAGGAAAAAGAATGATGTCTATTAAAACCGTTTCAGACAACAAAGAAGAACCTGTAACTATTGTCCGCTACTTTTTAAGAAGCTTAGTTAAATGTATCCCGATGATAAACATTATTTTATTATTCAATAAGAACCATAAAGGATTACATGATTATATTGCTAGTACTGTAGTGATTGAGAGATAAATAACTAAACTAAGATCAAACCTTTTAAATTCAAAAAGATGAAAAACATAAAAAGCTACAGAACCATTAATGAGCTGGAAAGAGAAGAAATAGACAGATTAGCGAATAATGCATTAACCACATTAAAAATAGATTGTAATGATGAGAATTCTTTCATTCTAAAAATAATGAATGAATTTGTTGAAAATTATAATGGCAATGATTCCGAAGAGTTAGAAAAATACGGCTATGAGTTAGGCTCTTTGTTTGGAAACATAATTCAAAAAGAGTTTGGGTGGCAATGGTTTTATATCGATTCAGATGATGAAACATTTTATTGCATTACTTCTCCAAAAGAGAAAGCATGTTGTGTATGCCACAATTATTTCTATTCGATCTTAAAACGAGATCATTCAAATAATTTTAGGTTATTATTCAATATGATTGAAAAAGAATATCCTAAAAATTGGAAATTTATGGTTTTATCATAATTGCTAAACAAGCACAAATCACTAAGATCTACAACGAATTACAAATATAAAAAATCCTAATGACACAAGACTCTGCGCATAGACATGAGGTTTCCTAAAGTTAATTATATATAAAAATGAAAACAATTTTATTGAAAAACATTCAAAAAGAGTACGAACAAGCCATAGAGGAGTTAAATAAGACGGAATTCAGTATAGAAGATATTATTTCTTTATCAAGAAACTTATTTAATGAAATTATAATAAGAGGCTGTTCTAGAGAAGAGAATCCAGATAATGATATGTTACTATTTCAATACGGAACATACAAACTTGATAATGAATTATATTTTAGCTTTGATATCACCAGACAGTTTTCTAAAAAGAACTTTGATATGTTTCAACTTTCATTAACATTGCTTTTTGATCCAACTGAATTTAAAAATTTAGAAAGCTATAATTCTTGGAATTCTCATTTCAAAGATTTAGAAGAATGGATTCAAGACATAAAAATTACTAAAGGCTATCAATTAGCTAAATTACAAACCAGCAAAACATACAAATTGACATTTTGTAAGATATAATATCTGTATAAATAATAAATATATTTCAAGAAAAAAATTGCCAATAGTAATGAATAAGAATGACATTAAACTCCTAGAAAAACTTTTTAATGAAGCCGATTATAAAACTATAGATTCAATAAAATCACGTTATCTTGAAGTCCATAACAAATTAAAAGATGCTTTAAAAGACAAAACTCCTGAGCATCTTAAAGAAATGGATAATAATGAAATATTGCTGAGACTTTTATCTTATTCGGATATATATTCCGTTTTAAATATCGGAATTTATAACTCAATTAAAAACAATGATTATTCACTATTAAATAATGCTTTGTTCTCTTACAATTGCTTACATTATAAGAGAAATTCACTTTTTGAATCAGGAACTGATCATCCTGTACATTTTAAAAATGTCATAGAATGTTTCGCTGGAAATGATCTAAGTCTGATTTATAAGATGTTCCCAAAAGATAATGGTTTGACTAAAAATGGTCATAAATTCAATATTATCTGTAGTAATCTTATAATTTCGCTTTTGCACCAAAATTCAGACTGGCTTGAAAAAAGCATACTAAATGCAGAAAAATACATTACACAAAAAATAAGCGATTTTGACAGCGCTATAGTAAATTACCTACTATCAATTGCTTTAGGTAAAAATGACGAGGCAAGTCATTATCTCTTGAATGTTTGTCAACTATATAAAAGAGCAAAATGGATTCATGACTTTAACAATCCATTTTTAAAAGTTTTTGGATTATTCATCCATGGGCTTTACAATTTTGCATATCATGTATTGCCACAAAAAAGTTTTGAAAAAATTGAAATTCAACATGATGTGTTTTGGTCAAGTTTTTCAGATTTTACCAAAGAAAATAATTTTTCTAAAGGAAGTAATTATATAATATTTGAAAACGAATTAATTAGCTTAAACGAAATTTTTAAATAAGATATTGACTCTATAACTAAGTTATCTGAAATTATAGATTTTGATGAGTTTGAAGTTTCAGAAGAATTAAAGCATTCGCTAAAATTTTAAAAACCCTATTCTATGCATTCAGAATAGGGTTTTGCTTTTATATAGGAATATTTTAAGTCTTTTTACTTTTTATCCTAAAATATATTTCTCAATTTTATGTTTTATCTTACAACATAGTTGATGAAGCCAGCAATTATCCAGACTGGTTCATCAAACACAATCTTTTATTTATAAATACCACTTCAAAATGCAAACACAAAACCAGATTGAAAATTTCCTTTTTCAGGGAAAATTTGACGAGGCCAGAGAATGCCTAAATAATGGCGAAACCTTTAACGAACAATATCTTAAAAACAATTTTTCTCAAATAGCAGCAAAGATTATTAACGCCAAAGAAATTGATTTTATAGAAAAATTAATTAAAGCCGGCTTTATTGAAACTGATATTTACGAATTGGACAGTTTCGACAAATCGATTTTTGCTCCATTGGCACTTTATCTCAAAGACGATGAAGAATCGCTTGCTTTTTTCAAAGAATTGATGTCAAAAATGGATAATATCAATGATGAAATCAGCGATAAAACTTTACTTGGATATCTTTTTGAAAAAGGAGCTTCACCAAAAGTCATAAAAATACTTATTGATGACTTTGGAACGAATACTCAATATAAAAATAATGCCGGAGAAAATTTCATCTACATCGTTCTCAACACCTACAGCACAGATACAGAGAAGACAAAAGAATATATTTCCATCCTTTTGGAAAATGGTGTCGATATCAACGAAAAAAACATTGTGGGAACAACCCCTTTAATGTGCGCTGTTAAAAGAAGCAAAAAAGAATTTGTCCCTTTCTTATTAGAAAATGGAGCCGATGCCAACGAAACCGACAACCTCAACAACACTGCTTTTTATTACGCCGTTGCCGAACAGTTTTCGTATGATATGTACGATGCACTGTCAACAGTTTCTTCACCCGATTTTAATATTGTCAACAAAGACGGGCGAACCTTATTCACTAATTTTATAAATTCTGTTTCCGGATCTCCAAGCGATATTAAATTTTTGGAAAGATTATTAGCTGATGGTGCCGATGTCAATTTCTGCGCGCAATATTACGGTCAGCCAAAATCGGGAATTGATTTTATTGTCGAAAAGAAATCGGATATTTTAAAATCGGTTTTAGAAAATGTTTCTTTAGATATCAACGAACAAGATAATCAAGGAAGCACCATTTTGCATAAAGTCTGCGCTTACAATGTCAATTATGATGCAGAAATGGCCAAAGAAACCTATCGGAAAGTAAAATTATTATTAGAGCAGGGCGCCGATATTTCTATTACCAATGACAAAGATGAAACGGCTTTAATGTTAGCTTCTGAAGACAATTTGAAAATTAAAACGGTCGAGCTTTTAATGAAATCATAATAACTGAATTATACAAAATACCACATATATGTCAATGTCATTTATAATTGCCTGTGAAAACGGCAACCGGAAAATAGCCGAATTACTGCTTCAGAATAAAGAAGTAGATGTAAAATATACGGATGAAAAAGGCAGAACCGCTCTTCATTATGCCGCCCACAGAGGTTATCTGGATATTGTGAAAATATTGGCTGAAGACGGAGCCGATATTAATTACGAAGATCATGCTGGCGAAACCCCTTTATTTTTTGCCTGTCTTCAAAAACAAAAACAGACGGCTTTGTATCTGTTGGAAAATGGTGCGGAAATTACCAAAAATGATAAATACGGAAATAGTCTGCTACATTTAGTTGCTCAGACCGCTCAAATCGAAATTGCAACAAAGTTGCTTGAAGCCGGAGCAGATGTTAATTTACTGAATAACAATGGAGAAACTCCACTATTATTGGCTTCTGCAAAACTAAACAGAGAAATTATTCAGTTGCTTTTAGAAAAAGGAGCCGATATCAATGTAACCGATAAACAAGGAAATACACCTTTGATTTACGCTTGTTACACCAAATCAATCCCGATGGTGAATTTACTTCTCGACAATGACGCTGACATCAATCACGTAAATCATTCGGGAGAAAATGCGCTGTTAATTGCGTGTTATGAAATCAACAGAATGTTGGCTAAATTATTGATTGAAAGAGGATCAGATGTATTTACTTCAAGTAACAATGGATATTCGCCTATCTGGTACGCTTGCGCGAATAATCAAAAGGAAATTGTCTCTTTGTTTTTAGAAAACGGAGTTGATGTGAATTACAGTAAGCCTTTGGCCAGCGATACATCTTCAATGAATGATTATTTAGATTGGATTGTGAGTGCAACCAATATTTCTAACGAATCTAGTTTTACACTCAACAATTCTTACACCTATGGCGGAGAAAGCCTGTTGCATGTCGCTACCAAAAAAGGCAATCTGAGTATGGTAAAACTGTTAATTGAAGCTGGTGCCAATATCAATATTCAAGACGAATCTGGAAATACACCTTTACATTACAGCTCCGCAAACGGAAAGAAAGATGTTGTAAAATATTTACTGGACAATAAAGCCGATGCTTCAATCGTAAACGTAAAAGAGC
The Flavobacterium humidisoli DNA segment above includes these coding regions:
- a CDS encoding gliding motility lipoprotein GldH, encoding MRIKNSGILLLAGILLFSCDKKRVFDQYKSVGSAWHKDSIVSFDLPVLDSTKKFNLFVNIRDNNNYPFNNLFLIVALETPSGFTKVDTLEYQMAEPDGTLLGNGFSDIKESKLYYKEDVKFTGKYKVHIKQAVRQSGKIPGVEALQGITDVGFRIEQKD
- a CDS encoding PSP1 domain-containing protein gives rise to the protein MACTSCSTSDGGAPKGCKNNGTCGTDSCNKLTVFDWLSNMSPSNGEAIFDCVEVRFKNGRKEFFRNSEKLTLSIGDIVATVASPGHDIGIVTLTGELVKIQMKKKGVNYESNDVPKIYRKASQKDIDIWSVARDREEPMKVRARELAIQHKLEMKISDIEFQGDGSKATFYYTANDRVDFRMLIKDFAKEFSTRVEMKQVGFRQEAARLGGIGSCGRELCCSTWLTDFRSVNTSAARYQQLSLNPQKLAGQCGKLKCCLNYELDTYMDALKDFPDYDTKLITEKGDAVCQKQDIFKGLMWFAYTNNFANWHVLKIDQVKEIIAENKQKNKVSSLEDFAVEVIAEPEKDFNNAMGQESLTRFDQPKRKKKPNRKRKQNAETAAVATPAKPQQEKNVNQAKPAGNNNPNNGNANNGNANKPNNQNNPNKQNHKKKHNSNKNNPNKQNSNENKPAAEPRKPITNTKNENKK
- a CDS encoding RDD family protein → MAALLLPHLPDYFNNRFHLVFMTVWVIYFFLMEVLFKTTLGKRMMSIKTVSDNKEEPVTIVRYFLRSLVKCIPMINIILLFNKNHKGLHDYIASTVVIER
- a CDS encoding ankyrin repeat domain-containing protein yields the protein MQTQNQIENFLFQGKFDEARECLNNGETFNEQYLKNNFSQIAAKIINAKEIDFIEKLIKAGFIETDIYELDSFDKSIFAPLALYLKDDEESLAFFKELMSKMDNINDEISDKTLLGYLFEKGASPKVIKILIDDFGTNTQYKNNAGENFIYIVLNTYSTDTEKTKEYISILLENGVDINEKNIVGTTPLMCAVKRSKKEFVPFLLENGADANETDNLNNTAFYYAVAEQFSYDMYDALSTVSSPDFNIVNKDGRTLFTNFINSVSGSPSDIKFLERLLADGADVNFCAQYYGQPKSGIDFIVEKKSDILKSVLENVSLDINEQDNQGSTILHKVCAYNVNYDAEMAKETYRKVKLLLEQGADISITNDKDETALMLASEDNLKIKTVELLMKS
- a CDS encoding ankyrin repeat domain-containing protein, whose translation is MSFIIACENGNRKIAELLLQNKEVDVKYTDEKGRTALHYAAHRGYLDIVKILAEDGADINYEDHAGETPLFFACLQKQKQTALYLLENGAEITKNDKYGNSLLHLVAQTAQIEIATKLLEAGADVNLLNNNGETPLLLASAKLNREIIQLLLEKGADINVTDKQGNTPLIYACYTKSIPMVNLLLDNDADINHVNHSGENALLIACYEINRMLAKLLIERGSDVFTSSNNGYSPIWYACANNQKEIVSLFLENGVDVNYSKPLASDTSSMNDYLDWIVSATNISNESSFTLNNSYTYGGESLLHVATKKGNLSMVKLLIEAGANINIQDESGNTPLHYSSANGKKDVVKYLLDNKADASIVNVKEQKAIDYSNVKGFNEITELILKYAPSGTVVTPIQKEETPKTDTSNSMEVKKKALLDLKELLDAGILTSEEFDVEKSKILKG